CCGGGTTATTTCTTCCGGCATGATGAATATGGAATGCCGTCAAATGGCACCGGAGTTGGAAATGACTTTGCTTCGGAACGCCTGATGGCCCGGAAGTTTATTGTTGATTCCGTATCATACTGGATAAAGGAATATCAAATTGATGGGTTCAGGTTTGATTTGATGGGTATACTCGATATTGAAACGATGAATGAGGTTCGCCAGAATGCAGAATTGATTGACCCGTCTGTCATTATTATTGGTGAGGGCTGGGATTTGAATACCCCTATACCGGATGACCAAAAAGCAAGCATCCGCAATCAGGAAAAGCTTCCTGGAATCGGCCAATTCAATGACTGGTTCAGAGATTCCATCAAAGGCAGTACGTTTAATTTATATGATAAAGGTTATGCATTGGGAAATGAGCATTATTATGATGCGGCAAAGCAGGTATTGGCTGGAAGCATTGGCCTCGAAAAAAGGAAAAAGGCATTTTCCTTTCCCCGTCCCAATCTGTAAATTATGTGGAATCACATGATAATCATACCTTATGGGATAAAATACAGGTTTGTTCTGAAAATGCGGATCCTCTTGTGCAGCAGCAAAAGCACCGCTTAGCAACAGCAATGGTCCTTCTTTCCCAAGGAATTCCATTTATGCATAGCGGACAGGAATTTTTTCGGACCAAAGAAGGAAATGGAAACAGCTACCGTGCTCCAGATTCCATCAATAATCTGGACTGGGAAAGGAAATCCCGTTACTTAAATAATGTTGAATATATTAAAGGGCTGATCAGCATAAGAAGGTCAATTCCTCTTTTCAGACTCGCCAATGCAGAAATGATCCGGAATTCCATGCGGTTTCTGGATATTAAAAAACCTCTATTGGGTTATGTGTTAACAAGCAGTGATCAAAATGCCGAGTGCAGCCATGCAGCCGTGATTATCAATCCTTTAATGACGGAAGAAGAAATTTTTCTCCCGGCTGGGGATTGGGACCTTATTGCGGATGAACGTGAGGCCGGGATTTCCACTATCCGTAAGATTAACACCAGATTTGAAATGCCGCCATTAAGTTCATATGTATTGGTTTGCAGAAGATAGAAGAAGTCTGAGAAGCATACCACTGTTCAGTTCTATTATTTCAAAAATTATCCTTAATAAGAAAATAATGATGAATTGACCAGAAAAATCTTCATTTTTTTAGATGATATTCCGTAAACCTAAATAGATGCACTTGACGAAAAAAGCCAGTAAGAATAAAATTTATAAAGATGGCTATTGTGAGGGACTAACATCAATAGCTTTTTTTATTTTATATTCCCAAAACATTGCTGGTTTGTATTTGCTGATTACTTTGTGCTTTATAGGAGCTTTATTTAATTAACCTGATAAACAGCTATATTTGCGAAAATGCAATATAGTCGAATAGAACAAAACATTATTAAGCAACGGCCCTTTTATTGGCCATGGCAAAATAAGTCTTGCTGCAAAAAACAGGGCTTATTTTTCAACTTTTTATTATTTGAACTCGAGAATTGTCTAGCGCAAGCAGCCTACCCCTCGAGGTCACAAGCCGATTCCCCCAAAAAGGCAAAGGCGCCTTTTTGGGAGGCACGTCTTGTGCTTGAGGCCCACAGGGTGTGGGTCATGCAGACTTTGCCACAGGACGTGGCGATCTTAGTCTGCGTTCCTTAGGTGGGCAAGGCGTTTGCGCTATTCTACAACCAATGGCTTACTAAATTGCAGGTGAACAATTTTGGAACATTTATTTGGACATGACTGGGAGATTGTTCCCGCCGGAGGGGCGACAGGGGAAGCCTTCTATGCAAAGCACGAAGAGCAGAGGCTTTTTCTTAAAAGAAACTCCTCTCCTTTCCTGGCGGTTCTGTCTGCGGAAGGAATCGTCCCGAAACTTATCTGGACAAAAAGAATGGAAAATGGGGACGTTATAACTGCCCAGCAATGGCTTAATGGAAGAGAGCTAAAAGCTTCTGACATGAACCAGGAAAGCGTAGCAAAGCTTTTGAGAAAAATACATTCTTCAAAGCCGCTGCTTGGTATGCTGACAAGAATGGGGAAGTCTCCGCTGCAGCCCGAAACCCTTTTGCGTTTGATTGAGGAAGAACTGGATTGTGATCTGAAGGAGCAGGCTGCTGTTATTCAGTCAGTCGATTTCCTGAAGCAAGAGGTTTCGCATATCCACTGTGAGGAAAATACGGTGTGCCATTGCGATGTGAATCATAACAACTGGCTGCTTTCGGAAAACAACCAGCTGTACTTGATTGATTGGGATGGAGCCATGATAGCAGATCCGGCCATTGATCTGGGGATGCTATTGTATTGGTATATTTCTAAAGAAGAATGGCCAAATTGGCTTGAGCGGTACGGCATTCAGTTGACAGATAATTTGCTGCTCCGCATGAAATGGTATGTGATTGCACAGACTTTGACATCTATCCAATGGCATAAAAATAAATTCAGGTACCAGGAAATGGAAAAGTGGCTTTCCTATCTGGATGAGCTCCTTTAAGATTTACGAAAATTGATCTATATCCTGTACCCATTGTGATAATTCATTCTGGTGGGATTCAATGTGAGTATCCAATTGTGAAGAATTGATCCCGTGCTGACTGTATTCATAAATTTCTTCTAATACTGTTTTTACGTTTTGATTAATATTTCCGTTGATCATTAATGATTTAACCAAACGTTCCAATTGTTCACATTCTGAAATAGAGCCACAGCAATCTGTCTGATGATTGCTTAAAATATCTTTTAATAAATTTAATTGATCCTGGTGTCCAAGCGGCATGAAAAGCACCCTTTCTATTGAAGCTGAAAATAAAAACAAAAGGAATTCACTTTTAGGTTGTGGATTCTTTTTTTATTTATTCATTGGCGGATTGTAATTTAGGTGTTTGAGTGCCATTGGGTTAAACTACAAACAAGGGATGAACCACTATAGTAATCCCTCTAAAAATAAAGTTGCATCACTGCGACAGGCATGATATTGTTTGAACGATATTAATTTTTAGGAGTGTCAAAATGCGACAGCGAAATAAACCTTGGGCGAAAGATAAATTAGCCGAATATCCACAATACGTAATTTCAGAACCTGAAAAATATAAAGGAAAGTGGAAGGAAGCCTTCGATAAAGATCAGCCCCTTCATATAGAAATTGGGACAGGAAAAGGCCGCTTCATAACTGGTATGGCGAAAGCAAACCCGGAAAACAACTACATTGGAATTGAGCTCGCTGACAGCGTCATCGTCACTGCTCTGGATCGCATCATCGAGGATGAACTTCCAAATGTAAAGCTTCTGAATGTGAATGCCAATGATCTTCGGGATTACTTTGAAAAAGGCGAAGTCGATCGTGTCTACCTTAATTTTTCAGATCCATGGCCAAAGAAACGCCATGCAAAACGCAGGCTGACTTATAAAAGTTTCCTGGAGATTTATGAAAATATCCTTGGGGATAAAGGAGAAATACACTTTAAGACTGATAACCAGGGATTATTTGAATCATCTCTTATGAGTTTCTCCGAGTACGGCATGCTTCTGACATTTGTCAGCCTGGACCTTCACAATAGCGATTATGAAGGAAACATCATGACCGAATATGAAGAGAAGTTTTCTTCAAGGGGAAGCCGTATATTCCGGTGTGAAGTTCAATACAGATAAGCTAGTCTATCCGGATGGATAGGCTTTTTTGGATATTGCTATATTTGACTGTTTGCATTCGTGTGGAATAATTTAAATATTTCTACAAGTAAGCGCTTAAATGTTAATATATAAGGGGAATGCGAGCGCTTGCTCAGAAAAACTCAAATGGAGGAGATAATGATGGAAGCATTGGAGTTAAAGAACGTAAAGCTGTACTGGCTTCGCGGCGGTGTCACACATCTTGATGGCGGAGCCATGTTTGGGGTAGTTCCTAAGCCTTTATGGTCTAAAAGATATCCCTGCAATGAAAATAATCAGATCGAACTGAGAACAGATCCCATCCTTATTCAGTTTGACGGTAAAAATATTCTAGTCGAATCGGGTCTTGGAAACGGGAAGCTGAGTGATAAACAGAAGAGGAATTTCGGAGCGCTTGAAGAGTCTTTTGTTGAACAGGATTTAGCCAAGCACGGCCTGTCACCAAAGGACATCGATTATATCCTTATGACGCATCTTCATTTTGATCATGCCTGCGGACTGACAAAACCGGAAGAAGGAAAATTTTCTTCTATATTTCCAAATGCAAGAATCATTGCATCACAAGTGGAATGGGAAGAAATGAGAAATCCTAATATCCGTTCAAGGAATACATATTGGAAAGAAAACTGGGAGTCCATTCAGGATCAGGTGGATGTCTTTGCAGGAGAGTGGACGCTCGGCCCTATTAAAATGGTGCATACAGGCGGCCACAGTGATGGCCATTCTATACTTGTTATAGAAGATGAGGATGAGACCGTCATTCATATGGCTGATATCATGCCAACTCATGCCCATGCGAATGTACTTTGGGTTCTCGCTTACGATGACTATCCGATGGATTCCATAAGTGCCAAGGAAAAATGGATGGAATACGGGCTGGAAAGAAATGCATGGTTTACTTTTTATCATGATGCTTTTTACCGGGCAGTCAAATGGGATGAATCAGGAAATATTGCTGAGAAGGTGGAAAAGAAGCAAAGTTAAAAAATCCCCATCCGGGGATTTTTTAATACTCTTTAAACGTCTATAACTGGCCTGCCCCCTCGAGGTCACAAGCTTGTCTAGTTACGGCTCCTAGGGACTCGGGGACATAAGCTGTTTCCTTTCAGAAGGAGAAAACCACCTTCTTTCAGGAAATGTCTTATGCCTGAGGCCCGCAGGACAAGGAAGGCTTCGACAGTATAAACATCGCACGACAGAGCGGTAGGTAGCTTTTGGGAGGACGTGGCGTTCTTAGTCTGCATTCCTTCTTGGGCAAGGCATTTGTGCTTTTCTCAATGCAGTGGAAAAACGTCCAAAATGGTTCCAGTCTCTGCGTCGGCAATGAATTCATACTGTTCGGCTTCTTCACCCGAAAACCTCGAAATGCCGCCCTTATAAACCTGATATTTTAAATGACCTTTTTCATAAGGTTCAGCTTTCATATGAATCCATGATCCGCTTATCGGCCCTTCCTGTTTAAATGCATCCTTTGCATTTGCCAAAGCTTTCTCAGGGGAAACAGCAGTTTTCTGCGACAGCAATTCCCTAGCTGCGTACCCGCTCGCCAAACCAACCCCAACACCTAACATAAATGACTTCCAATTCATAATTGCACCTCCCCAGGCTGATGATATAAGCAGTTCATTTTTACAAATTTTTCTGTTTTCCAATTCTATCTTATCAAAAATAGGCATGAACTAAAATAAATAATACACAGCTTAAATTTCGCCAACCGAAGTTTCCTGCCTGAAATGGTGGAAAGACGTATGAAAGTTCTGTAAAATGAAATTATACATATCTGCATAGCCAATTCGCAAAGTGATAAAGGAGAATAATAATGAACGAAAAAACATTGCAGCTTTTTAAAACATTGACAGAGTTGCCAGGGGCGCCTGGAAACGAGCATTTAGTACGGAAATTCATGCGCGAACAGATCAGCCAGTATACAGAAGAAGTCGTTCAGGATAAGCTTGGAGGCATCTTCGGCGTGAAAAGAGGCGATCAAAGCGGCCCGACTGTCATGGTGGCAGGCCATATGGATGAAGTTGGATTCATGGTCACTTCCATAACAGATAATGGAATGATCCGTTTTCAGACACTGGGAGGCTGGTGGAGCCAGGTTTTGCTTGCACAAAGAGTCCAAATTATTACAGATAATGGACCGGTGACAGGAGTTATCGGTTCAATTCCTCCGCATCTTTTAGACGAAGCAAAGCGCAGCAAGCCGATGGAAATAAAGAATATGCTGATTGACATTGGTGCAGATGACCGTGAAGATGCGAAAAGAATAGGCATTAAGCCAGGACAGCAAATTCTCCCGATTTGTCCATTTACACCAATGGCAAATGCAAAGAAAATCCTGGCGAAAGCATGGGATAACCGTTATGGCTGCGGTTTGGCGGTGGAACTTTTAGAAGAAGTCCAGAGTGAAGCACTTCCCAATATTCTCTATTCCGGAGCAACAGTTCAGGAAGAAGTTGGCTTAAGAGGTGCACAGACAGCAGCGAATATGATCAATCCTGACATTTTCTTTGCATTGGATGCAAGCCCTGCCAACGATATGACCGGGGATAAAAACGAGTTCGGCCATTTAGGAAAAGGAGCTCTTCTGCGCATACTGGACCGTTCAATGGTAACGCACCGCGGCATGAGGGAGTTTGTTCTGGATACAGCTGAAACGAACAACATTCCATATCAGTATTTCGTCTCGCAAGGCGGAACAGATGCAGGTAAAGTTCACATATCCAATGAAGGTGTTCCAAGTGCAGTAATCGGCATTTGCTCCCGTTATATTCACACACATGCATCCATTGTGCATGTCGATGATTATGCAGCGGCAAAAGAATTGCTTGTTAAATTAGTAAAAGCTTGTGACCGTTCAACAGTAGAAACCATCCGTCAAAACAGTTAAGCAGATGAGACAGCAGGTGCTGTCTCTTTTTCCTGTAATATGAAAGGAGTACACATGAAAGTCATCATTGGTTCAAAAAATCCCGCAAAGATTTTGGCAGTAAAAACTGCTTTTAGCCATTATGAAGCTGTTATTATGTCCGAAGATGTGCCCTCAGGAGTGAACGACCAGCCATTCTCGGATGAAGAAACCATAAAAGGGGCCATCAATAGAGCATATGGAGCACTCCAAGCATCCGGCGGACAAATTGGCATTGGCCTCGAGGGCGGTGTGCAGAAAACAGAGCACGGGCTATTTCTCTGTAATTGGGGGGCTCTTGCGGAAAAAGGGCAGCCTCCGATTATTGCTGGCGGAGCCAGGATTCCCCTTCCAGATGGGGTTGCAGTCCGGCTTTTGGCTGGCGAAGAACTTGGCCCTGTAATGGATGATTACGCAAAAAAAGAAAATATCCGCAAAAATGAAGGAGCTGTTGGGATTTTTACAAATGGGCAGATTAATCGTGCTGACATGTTCTCGCATGTCATGAAGCTTCTTCTTGGGCAATATGAATATAGAAAAAAGGGCTAGCTTGGTGCTAACCCCTTTTTCTATTCGGTTTCGAAGATGTACGACAAAACTTTCAAGGCCTGGTTGACCGTTTCAACAGTAACATTGGCTTTACTTGAAAGCTCCTTTAAAGGGTGATGCAGCTCATTGGGACGGATGAGGATCAGCGGTTTTCCAAGTGCCGCAGCAGCACTTGCGTCCATGGCTGTGTTCCATTGCTTATATTTTTCACCAAACAAAGCAATCACGAGATCCGATTTTTGCATAAGAAGCTGTGTTCTTAAGTTATTGATGCTTGAAGCGGCTTCATCACGGAAGATTGCATCCGGCTGCTTCCCGAGAATTTCCTCTCCGATCATGTCAGAACGGTCATGGTTTTCCATAGGACCCGTAAAATGAACAGGCAGCTGAAGTGATTTAGCTTTCTCCTTTAATTCATTGCGCCAATTGGAATGTATTTCACCTGCTAAGTAGACGGTTATTTCCATTCTTTTTCCTCCTTTATGCAATATTCTTATATTTTAACATTTCTTCTAAGAAGTAACGCAGTGAAAAGGCCCTCAATCCTTATATGAAGGGTTGTCAGACTATTAAGAAGAAATGTATGATAGGGAAGGATATGAGATTCCATGCAAGGAGGGGACTTTAGAATGCATAAAAGATTCACCGCAGCCTTGCTCTTATTTATTTCATTTATACTGGTCAGTGCCTGTTCAGCATCGTTGGAAGAAGAGCAAACTGCCGCAAAGAATGCTGCAGAGGAAGCATTCAACCTATCACCTGAAAAGACAAATCATGAGTTTGAAGATATAGAATATTATTTGCCTTTCGGCTACGAAGTAGAAGAGGAAAGTCCAAATAACATCATTTTAAAAAATGGCTCCAAAAGGTATATCCTTTTTTACAACCAGCATGAAGGCCCGGACAGCAAGGTTGTTTATGATGCTACCCTAAAGCAAAAAGATAAATATGAAGTTAAAGAGACGTTTACAAAAGATGGACATAATGGCTTCCTGTTAATCAACAGAGGGAAAAAAGACGAACACGAATTGGTAGTCGGGATTGGCGGAGTAAAATTATCTACGCAGGCTGCGACCAGAAATTTATCCTCTGAGGCCGCTGCAATGATGGAGATAGCTAATTCTGTCCAGGTGAAGAATTAAAGCGAAGGGCGATGTCCTTCGTTTTTGTTTTGCTTTTTTTTAAGAATTTATTTTTAATAAATTATGATAGAAAACCCCTATTATAAAGAACAATAAGAATACAAAAGATTTTATATTACAAGTGTCTTTACATGTGTTATCTTATAGTTGCAGAACTTTTAAATAGGGGGAAAATAATGAGAGCCTTTCTGAATAGAAAAGGGGTAACCCTTTCACCTAAAGTATATTTTATAGATGCACTGAGCAGCATGGCGCTTGGATTATTCGCTTCGCTGATCATTGGGCTTATTATTAAGACAGTCGGCGAACAGACTGATTTCAAATACCTGGAGGATATGGGCACTCTGGCTATGGGTCTGATGGGGCCTGCAATAGGTGTTGCAGTTGCATACGGACTTAATGCTCCACCGCTTGTTATCTTTTCAGCCATTGCCAGCGGGGCTGCCGGCGCGGCTCTTGGCGGTCCAGCAGGGAGCTTCGCTGCAGCTCTTATTTCCACAGAGCTTGGAAAACTTGTCAGTAAGGAAACAAAGGTTGATATCATTGTAACACCGCTTGTTACAATTGTGGCTGGTTATATGGTTTCAACATTAATTGGCCCCGGGATCGATTATGGAATGAAGAGCTTTGGCAGCCTGATCATGTGGGGAACAGAGCAAAGGCCAATCATCATGGGCATCATTGTGGCGGTATTAATGGGTCTTGCCTTGACGGCACCCATTTCTTCAGCCGCCATTGCGCTTATGCTTGATCTGCACGGAGTTGCAGCAGGAGCTGCCACTATTGGCTGTGCAGCACAAATGGTCGGCTTCGCAGTGAGCAGCTTCAGGGAAAATAAAATGGGCGGTTTAGTAGCGATTGGAATAGGAACATCCATGCTGCAGGTAGCCAACATTATTAAAAATCCGCGTATTCTTATTCCACCTACCCTTGCAGGTGCGTTCCTGGCACCCTTTGGCACGACCGTCTGGCTAATGGAGAACAATGCTGCAGGAGCAGGCATGGGAACAAGCGGGCTGGTTGGACAGATAATGACTTTTACAACGATGGGCTTTGGTTCAGAAATTTGGATGAAGGTCATTATATTGCATTTTATTGGACCGGCTCTTATCAGCCTGTTATTATCTGAGTATATGAGGAAGAAAGGCTGGATCCAATATGGAGACATGCATATCAGCACAGGGGGCGAAAAAAATGAAAAAACTGGAATCGGCAGAACAATTTAACGAGATGCGCAGCAATGGGAAGCATATTTTCATGTTTTCAGCTGACTGGTGTCCGGATTGCCGGGTTATTGAACCGATATTGCCTGAAATAGAAGCAAAATATAGTGAATACACTTTTATTTATGTAGATCGCGATCAATTCATTGATCTTTGCATTGAGCTTGATGTCTTTGGGATCCCAAGCTTCATCGGATACAGGGATGGCCAGGAACTTGGCCGCTTTGTCAGCAAAGACCGCAAAACCCAGGAAGAAATTGAAAACTTTATTCAAACTCTTGAACAATAAGCCTGTGTACATTTAGTGTTCAAATTTTACTTTGATAAATGTCTAGCGCAAGCAGCCTGCCCTCTCGAGGCGTCGGGGGCTGGCAAGGCGCTTCCGTTTTTAGGCCCTCCTGCATCTCTTTTGAGCAGGAGGGTTTATTAGTGTAGAATGATAGTCGGAAATCAATCCCCATAAGGAGGGGCTTATATATGAAAATGGATAGTAAAAAGATGAAAAATGAATTGGAGCAGCGCTTAGCAAAAGAGAACCGGACTTTCTCTTTGACAGGGAAAAAGATCAGTTCAGAATCGAAAATAAGGACACTGGAAAAGGAATTACCATCTCTCTTCCGGGCATTATTGCTAAATGGCAGGAGCAAAAGGAAAAAGCGATTGAAGAAGTCGTTTATTATGTGGAAGAAGGCCTGGAGGCAATGGTGGAGGATGCCCATTTGTCGGGACATGAAAAAAATATTTTTCCAGTCATCCGATCAACTTCTTTTCCAGGCGAGTCACAGGAAGGTATTCCTTTTTTGACAGATGAACATACGGCTGAAACACGAATTTACTATGCGCTCGATCTTGGAAATACGTATCGCCTCATTGATGCAAAGCTAATGGAAAAAGAGAGCTGGGATCCCGAAAGAATTAGAGAAACGGCTCTTTTCAACGTAAGATCCCTGTCGACAGATATGAAATCGGATACTGTTGCAGGCAACACTTTCTATTTCTTAAACAAAAATGATGGATATGATGCAAGCAGAATCCTGAATGATTCCTTTATTAAAGAAATGGGCAGGAAAGTAGAAGGATCCATGGCCGTTGCCGTTCCGCATCAGGACGTATTGATTATTGCTGATATAAAAAATGAAACAGGCTATGACGTTCTCGCCCAGATGACTATGAGTTTCTTTGCGAGCGGCAGAGTGCCCATTACTTCCCTGTCATTCTTATATGAGAATGGAGAGTTTGAACCAATATTTATTTTGGGTAAGAATAAAAAAGTAGGTTTTAAGGGTCACAGCAATGTGGTCCTTTTTTTGTTTAACACTGATTCTTCCTGAAAACAAGGCGATAAACCCCCAGGTGAGATGAACCATTACCGAATGATATATAGATCCGTTATTTTAAATGAAAGTTAAGCAGTTCCGGGTAAAAAGACAGATATCACTACTTATGAACCTTTAATCACCCGCCTGAGTCGAAAGTATGCCTGCAGCCTTTAGTTTGTTTGTAAATTTACCCATTCTGTCTTTATAAGGACTCATTCTCGGATTTCTTATTCAAAATCTGTGAATAACTGCTAAAATAATATAGAAAGTCTAACAAAGTTTTTAATAGAAAGAGTTGATATAAATGAGCTGGATTAAAAAGCTATTCCATATGTTTAAAAGTGATGAGGAAGAATATGAGGAAATGGAAGAACATGCAGATGAGCATAACTATGAGAAGCAGCCGCCTGCAAAAAAAACAAAGAAAGTTCGAGAGACATAGATGCTAAAGTAGTCTATCAATACCCCAAAGGCCAATTCCGTTTTCCGGTCATACCTGACCATGAAGCAGAACGGGAGAATAAGAGGCAGCAAAGACAGGATCATAATAGACAGGATCATAATCGTGGGAAGCCTGTAAATAAAACTGAAAAACGGAAGTCAAGGGCAGGAGAAACGGAATGGCAGAAAAAGCCGGCGGATACTCCAATCCATGAAAAAAGGACGCCTCGTTCCGCAGATAGGGAGCGGCAAAGAAAGTCTGCGCCACCACCTGCCAGTGAAGAAAAAATTCTGACCCGTAATGAAAGAGAGGCTGCCAGCAAGAAAAGACCTTTTCAGCCAACAGAAATTCCATCGCCGATATATGGATTTAAAAGGCCACGGCCAAATGCCCAGCAAGATAAATCTGATAACGGGGAACAGGAAAACCGCAGGGAACTTACATACGATGAGGTTATGCGCAAAATTCAGCAGACCCCCTAATCGGCCGAATGTAACCGAAGCTGTTTCGGATGAAGAAAGAGAAACTGTCATTTCCGATAAACTGAAAGCTTTACAGGCACAGGCTTCTGCATTGGAAACAGAGGAACCAGCAGCCAAAAGATACAAAATAGGTGAAGCGTCTGAATTAATGTTTGAAGTACCTGAAAATAACCAAGAAACATTGCGGCATGAAGAAACACATACTGCCTGGCAAGATCATAAGGAACCTGGCAGGCAGCTTGGAGGATCTTCCAAGCCTGACGGTGAATCTCCAAATAGTGAGGATCGCATCGGTCTTAAAAAAATCGGAAATCAGCAGATCGCTCGCAAACTTGATTGAAGAGGCTCTGCACGAGGAAGAAAAAGAAGAATACACAGCAGAACTCTCAGAGCAGAGCGAATTAAGATCTCATGATATCCTTGAGATTGAAGCTGAAGAGGATGCAGAAAAGAATGAATTTCATCACGATTTAGGGATTGTTGCTAAAAGTGACTCGGAAGAGTTTATCCATATAAACTTAAAAGAGGGAAACTCACAAGCAGAAGGAATGGAGATGTCTAATAAAGCTGAATTAAGTTCTGATCATGAAGATAGCGGGGAATTAACAGGCTCGTTCTCTACTCAGGCTGAACTGATTTCTGATATAAACAGGGCTGAGAATGCAGAGCAAAATGAGACTGCAGGTGCAAATGAATACTTAGAAACAAAAACAGAATCTGCTGCGTCAACCCCACAGCAGGAAGAAGATGCCCAGGAAGGGAAGAAGCCTTCATCAAGAGGATCAATTCCATTTAATGTCATCATGCTGAATAATGACAGAAAAAAACTGAATCAGCAGGATAAGATGGCAAGACCGTCAGATGAAAAAAATAATATCGCTATGTTTCCGTCAGAAAATATCCAGCAGTCTGCTGCTGCTGCAGAAAAGATCGAGAATCATCCACCGGTGAACCATTTGCCTATGGAAGAACGTGCAGAGCAGACACCGCCTGCATCGGAAATGGACCGATTTGAGGATGAACAGACATATCAGGGGGACGAAGAAATTTTTTATTACCAATTTCCTTCCCAGACATTGCTGACACCGCCAGTAATCATGGAGGAAGCTTCCGATTGGCTTTACGAACAGGAACAGATGTTAAATTCTACACTGCAAAATTTCAATGTCAGGGCGAGGGTGGTTAATGTTACGCAAGGACCTTCTGTAACAAGGTTTGAAGTACAGCCCGAACCAGGTGTCAAGGTGAATAAAATCACGAACCTCTCAGATGATATAAAGCTGAGTCTGGCAGCAAGGGATATTCGGATCGAAGCGCCGATACCAGGAAAGCATACAATCGGCATTGAGGTTCCGAACCAGAGCAGCCGTCCGGTACTTATCAGTGAGATCATCAGCACCCCGGAGTTCCAGACTGGCCAATCCCCATTAACGGCTGTGCTGGGGCTTGATATCTCTGGGAAGCCGATTGTGACGGATTTACGGAAAATGCCGCATGGTTTGATTGCCGGTGCAACGGGATCAGGGAAGAGCGTCTGTATTAACACGATCCTGGTAAGCCTGCTGTATAAGGCGAGTCCCGATGAATTGAAGCTTCTTCTGATCGACCCAAAAATGGTCGAACTTGCACCATATAATCGAATTCCACATTTGGTCAGCCCGGTTATTACCGATGTAAAAGCGGCAACGGCAGCCTTGAAGTGGGCTGTCGAGGAGATGGAACGCAGATATGAATTGTTTGCCCATGCAGGTGTGAGGGATATAAACCGTTTTAATGAGCTGGCAGAGGAGCATCAGCAATATTCAGAGAAGCTGCCATTTATGGTCATTGTGATTGATGAGCTGGCAGACTTAATGATGA
This window of the Cytobacillus pseudoceanisediminis genome carries:
- a CDS encoding phosphotransferase family protein is translated as MEHLFGHDWEIVPAGGATGEAFYAKHEEQRLFLKRNSSPFLAVLSAEGIVPKLIWTKRMENGDVITAQQWLNGRELKASDMNQESVAKLLRKIHSSKPLLGMLTRMGKSPLQPETLLRLIEEELDCDLKEQAAVIQSVDFLKQEVSHIHCEENTVCHCDVNHNNWLLSENNQLYLIDWDGAMIADPAIDLGMLLYWYISKEEWPNWLERYGIQLTDNLLLRMKWYVIAQTLTSIQWHKNKFRYQEMEKWLSYLDELL
- a CDS encoding YtzH-like family protein, which encodes MPLGHQDQLNLLKDILSNHQTDCCGSISECEQLERLVKSLMINGNINQNVKTVLEEIYEYSQHGINSSQLDTHIESHQNELSQWVQDIDQFS
- the trmB gene encoding tRNA (guanosine(46)-N7)-methyltransferase TrmB translates to MRQRNKPWAKDKLAEYPQYVISEPEKYKGKWKEAFDKDQPLHIEIGTGKGRFITGMAKANPENNYIGIELADSVIVTALDRIIEDELPNVKLLNVNANDLRDYFEKGEVDRVYLNFSDPWPKKRHAKRRLTYKSFLEIYENILGDKGEIHFKTDNQGLFESSLMSFSEYGMLLTFVSLDLHNSDYEGNIMTEYEEKFSSRGSRIFRCEVQYR
- a CDS encoding YtnP family quorum-quenching lactonase, producing MEALELKNVKLYWLRGGVTHLDGGAMFGVVPKPLWSKRYPCNENNQIELRTDPILIQFDGKNILVESGLGNGKLSDKQKRNFGALEESFVEQDLAKHGLSPKDIDYILMTHLHFDHACGLTKPEEGKFSSIFPNARIIASQVEWEEMRNPNIRSRNTYWKENWESIQDQVDVFAGEWTLGPIKMVHTGGHSDGHSILVIEDEDETVIHMADIMPTHAHANVLWVLAYDDYPMDSISAKEKWMEYGLERNAWFTFYHDAFYRAVKWDESGNIAEKVEKKQS
- a CDS encoding PepSY domain-containing protein; amino-acid sequence: MNWKSFMLGVGVGLASGYAARELLSQKTAVSPEKALANAKDAFKQEGPISGSWIHMKAEPYEKGHLKYQVYKGGISRFSGEEAEQYEFIADAETGTILDVFPLH
- a CDS encoding M42 family metallopeptidase — translated: MNEKTLQLFKTLTELPGAPGNEHLVRKFMREQISQYTEEVVQDKLGGIFGVKRGDQSGPTVMVAGHMDEVGFMVTSITDNGMIRFQTLGGWWSQVLLAQRVQIITDNGPVTGVIGSIPPHLLDEAKRSKPMEIKNMLIDIGADDREDAKRIGIKPGQQILPICPFTPMANAKKILAKAWDNRYGCGLAVELLEEVQSEALPNILYSGATVQEEVGLRGAQTAANMINPDIFFALDASPANDMTGDKNEFGHLGKGALLRILDRSMVTHRGMREFVLDTAETNNIPYQYFVSQGGTDAGKVHISNEGVPSAVIGICSRYIHTHASIVHVDDYAAAKELLVKLVKACDRSTVETIRQNS
- a CDS encoding DUF84 family protein — its product is MKVIIGSKNPAKILAVKTAFSHYEAVIMSEDVPSGVNDQPFSDEETIKGAINRAYGALQASGGQIGIGLEGGVQKTEHGLFLCNWGALAEKGQPPIIAGGARIPLPDGVAVRLLAGEELGPVMDDYAKKENIRKNEGAVGIFTNGQINRADMFSHVMKLLLGQYEYRKKG
- a CDS encoding YtoQ family protein: MEITVYLAGEIHSNWRNELKEKAKSLQLPVHFTGPMENHDRSDMIGEEILGKQPDAIFRDEAASSINNLRTQLLMQKSDLVIALFGEKYKQWNTAMDASAAAALGKPLILIRPNELHHPLKELSSKANVTVETVNQALKVLSYIFETE
- a CDS encoding PTS transporter subunit IIC, giving the protein MRAFLNRKGVTLSPKVYFIDALSSMALGLFASLIIGLIIKTVGEQTDFKYLEDMGTLAMGLMGPAIGVAVAYGLNAPPLVIFSAIASGAAGAALGGPAGSFAAALISTELGKLVSKETKVDIIVTPLVTIVAGYMVSTLIGPGIDYGMKSFGSLIMWGTEQRPIIMGIIVAVLMGLALTAPISSAAIALMLDLHGVAAGAATIGCAAQMVGFAVSSFRENKMGGLVAIGIGTSMLQVANIIKNPRILIPPTLAGAFLAPFGTTVWLMENNAAGAGMGTSGLVGQIMTFTTMGFGSEIWMKVIILHFIGPALISLLLSEYMRKKGWIQYGDMHISTGGEKNEKTGIGRTI